The following proteins come from a genomic window of Ornithinimicrobium cryptoxanthini:
- a CDS encoding MoaD/ThiS family protein has translation MPTVRYFAAAAEAAGTDQEQVSASTIESLLSGLVARHGDAMDAVLARSSLLHEGRYVSDPTVVLSADAVVDVLPPFAGG, from the coding sequence GTGCCCACCGTTCGATACTTCGCAGCCGCCGCCGAGGCTGCTGGCACCGATCAGGAGCAGGTCAGCGCCAGCACGATTGAGTCGCTGCTCAGCGGACTGGTCGCCAGGCACGGAGATGCGATGGACGCCGTGCTCGCCCGCAGCTCGCTGCTCCACGAGGGACGCTACGTGTCGGATCCCACTGTGGTGCTCTCCGCGGACGCCGTGGTCGACGTGCTGCCACCGTTCGCCGGCGGCTGA
- a CDS encoding FAD-dependent oxidoreductase: MARPLIMAVDPEPEALSRTEGELSRRFGADYTVRAETSADDALRHLERAAETGEPVALVLADTWLPEIPGAELLARVRTLHPDAGRGLMVPWGAWGHRETTTQILTAMSRGDINYYVLKPWTTPDELFNKTVSEFVQLWSRSVAGAEREVVVVGEPRDRRGHQVRSFLTRNGIPHAFLERGTPAGAEALGRSGVPDPESVTGPLTVWMPAIGGTVLQDPTDAELGEAWGLHTTLAPGDRDVDLVVIGAGPAGLASAVSASSEGLSVLCLEHLALGGQAGTSSLIRNYLGFARGLGGTELTQRGFQQAWVFGTSFVITRPVTALQADDVGFLVEVEGEGPVRSRAVVLATGVAYRRLPVEALDRLQGTGVYYGANVSEAQGLKGARTMVVGGGNSAGQAALHLQRYAAQVAIVIRGPDLSATMSQYLIDEINSSDRITVLADSEVVAATGEEWLESVTLRQRTSGEETVHPVQGLFVMIGAEPHTQWLPEEVTLDTRGFVATGIEHGPDRPHLSYETSVPGLFAVGDVRSGSVKRVAAAVGEGSVVVAQIHQYLALSGPGPR; encoded by the coding sequence GTGGCGCGCCCGCTGATCATGGCCGTGGATCCGGAGCCCGAGGCACTGTCACGCACCGAGGGAGAGTTGAGTCGCCGGTTCGGCGCCGACTACACGGTGCGCGCGGAGACCTCGGCCGACGATGCGTTGCGCCACCTGGAGCGCGCGGCCGAGACGGGCGAGCCGGTGGCGCTCGTGCTGGCTGACACCTGGCTGCCGGAGATTCCCGGGGCTGAGCTGCTCGCCCGGGTGCGCACCCTGCATCCGGACGCGGGCCGTGGCCTGATGGTGCCGTGGGGCGCGTGGGGTCACCGGGAGACGACGACCCAGATCTTGACGGCCATGTCGCGGGGGGACATCAACTACTACGTCCTCAAGCCCTGGACCACGCCGGACGAGCTGTTCAACAAGACCGTCAGTGAGTTCGTCCAGCTGTGGTCGCGCAGCGTCGCCGGTGCCGAACGTGAGGTCGTGGTGGTCGGGGAGCCTCGTGACCGTCGCGGCCACCAGGTCCGCAGCTTCCTGACCCGCAACGGCATCCCGCACGCCTTCCTCGAACGCGGCACCCCGGCTGGGGCGGAGGCGCTCGGGCGCAGCGGCGTGCCCGATCCCGAGTCAGTGACCGGCCCCCTGACCGTGTGGATGCCGGCCATCGGCGGCACCGTCCTGCAGGACCCCACCGATGCCGAGCTCGGCGAGGCGTGGGGCCTGCACACGACCCTCGCTCCTGGCGACCGTGACGTCGACCTGGTGGTGATCGGTGCCGGCCCGGCTGGTCTGGCCTCGGCGGTCTCAGCCTCGTCAGAGGGGCTCAGCGTCCTGTGTCTGGAGCACCTCGCGCTCGGGGGCCAGGCGGGCACCAGTTCCCTGATCCGTAACTATCTCGGTTTTGCCCGTGGACTGGGCGGCACCGAGCTCACCCAGCGAGGCTTCCAGCAGGCGTGGGTCTTTGGCACCAGCTTCGTGATCACCCGGCCAGTGACCGCACTGCAGGCCGATGATGTCGGCTTCCTGGTCGAGGTCGAGGGCGAGGGACCGGTCCGCTCACGGGCGGTGGTCCTGGCGACAGGCGTCGCCTACCGCCGCCTCCCGGTCGAGGCCCTCGACCGCCTCCAGGGCACCGGGGTCTACTACGGCGCGAACGTCTCGGAGGCCCAGGGGCTGAAGGGTGCCCGGACCATGGTGGTCGGCGGAGGCAACTCCGCCGGACAGGCAGCCCTGCACCTGCAGCGGTATGCCGCTCAGGTCGCCATTGTCATCCGGGGGCCCGACCTGTCCGCGACCATGTCGCAGTATCTGATCGACGAGATCAACTCCAGCGACCGGATCACCGTGCTGGCCGACAGCGAGGTCGTCGCGGCGACCGGCGAGGAGTGGCTGGAGTCGGTGACGCTGCGACAGCGCACATCGGGGGAGGAGACGGTCCACCCGGTGCAGGGCCTCTTTGTGATGATCGGTGCAGAACCCCACACCCAGTGGCTGCCCGAGGAGGTCACCCTGGACACGCGGGGCTTCGTGGCGACCGGGATCGAGCACGGCCCGGACCGCCCGCACCTGTCCTACGAGACCTCGGTCCCGGGCCTCTTTGCGGTCGGTGACGTCCGCAGCGGCTCGGTCAAACGCGTTGCCGCGGCTGTCGGCGAGGGATCAGTGGTCGTCGCACAGATCCACCAGTACCTCGCCCTGAGCGGTCCCGGGCCGCGATGA
- a CDS encoding adenylate/guanylate cyclase domain-containing protein → MRPRARLLPAAIALALPLAGLALLLGFPQLDLVWQHHPSHFWIVLGAALLSVALSYVTWVNAARRADARVMLVSLAFLAPAGFLALHALATPGVLLAGGNAGFDLSTPVGIALGAALAALSAREVEGAAAVTSVRRARLLRLTLLTVMAAWAAVSLLELPPLGGGSTPERVSGWFVTIAVAATGLYGFAAVAYLRLWGRRGGLMPLAVAAAFVLLGEAMVAVTLAPNWHLSWWEWHLLLLVAFALVAWGANRQWHEERFADLYLDRTVSGTREMTVLFADLQGFTTFSESHPPDEVRTMLNTYFDAAIPPVVTRHGGVVDRIIGDALMVTFNSLGDQPDHAVQATRAGLALQAETSRIAEQHPRWPRFRVGINTGEVAVGIVGSAGGRTLTVIGDVVNTASRLEGAAPVGRVAISAATLDQLPDGVVTQPLGDLELKGRTEPVAAYVVDRLG, encoded by the coding sequence ATGAGACCGCGGGCGAGGCTGCTTCCAGCGGCCATCGCCCTGGCGCTCCCGCTCGCCGGTCTAGCCCTCCTGCTTGGTTTTCCCCAGCTGGACCTTGTCTGGCAGCATCACCCCTCGCACTTCTGGATCGTGCTGGGGGCCGCGCTGCTCAGCGTGGCTCTGTCCTATGTCACCTGGGTCAACGCCGCTCGCCGCGCGGACGCACGCGTGATGCTCGTCTCCCTCGCCTTCCTGGCCCCCGCCGGCTTCCTGGCGCTGCACGCTCTGGCCACACCAGGCGTCCTGCTGGCCGGCGGCAACGCGGGCTTCGACCTGTCCACACCTGTCGGCATCGCCCTCGGGGCTGCCCTCGCGGCGCTGTCCGCCCGCGAGGTGGAGGGCGCTGCCGCGGTGACATCAGTGCGTCGGGCGCGGCTGCTGCGCCTCACCCTGCTGACCGTGATGGCGGCCTGGGCGGCGGTCTCGCTGCTGGAGCTGCCCCCGCTCGGCGGCGGCTCGACCCCGGAGCGTGTGTCCGGGTGGTTTGTGACCATCGCGGTTGCGGCGACAGGTCTCTATGGATTCGCAGCCGTGGCCTATCTTCGCCTGTGGGGTCGCCGGGGCGGTCTGATGCCGCTGGCGGTAGCCGCCGCGTTCGTCCTCCTGGGCGAGGCGATGGTCGCGGTGACCCTCGCGCCGAACTGGCACCTGAGCTGGTGGGAGTGGCACCTCCTGCTGCTAGTGGCGTTCGCCCTGGTCGCCTGGGGGGCCAACCGGCAGTGGCATGAGGAGCGGTTCGCTGACCTCTACCTCGACCGGACCGTCTCCGGCACCCGTGAGATGACCGTCCTCTTTGCCGACCTGCAAGGGTTCACGACCTTCTCGGAGTCGCACCCACCCGACGAGGTCCGCACCATGCTCAACACCTACTTCGACGCCGCCATCCCGCCGGTGGTGACCCGGCACGGGGGAGTGGTGGACCGCATCATCGGGGACGCGCTCATGGTGACCTTCAACAGCCTCGGGGACCAGCCGGACCATGCGGTGCAGGCCACCCGAGCCGGGCTGGCGCTCCAGGCAGAGACCAGCCGCATCGCAGAGCAGCACCCGAGGTGGCCACGGTTCCGGGTCGGGATCAACACCGGTGAGGTCGCCGTCGGGATCGTGGGCAGCGCGGGAGGTCGGACCCTGACCGTCATCGGGGACGTCGTCAACACGGCGTCCCGGCTGGAAGGTGCTGCCCCGGTGGGGCGTGTCGCGATCAGCGCCGCCACCCTGGACCAGCTGCCCGACGGCGTGGTCACCCAGCCGCTGGGTGACCTGGAGCTGAAGGGTCGCACCGAGCCTGTCGCCGCCTACGTTGTCGACCGCCTCGGCTGA
- a CDS encoding CBS domain-containing protein, which produces MRVADLIKNKGSSVVTLPSTATVTQLLETLDDHKIGAVVVLDEDTVVGIVSERDVVHHLRTGHEQTSPLSELMSTEVHSVTAGDDLVNLAATMTERRLRHLPVIEDGALKGIISIGDVVKARLDALEAERDHLEDYLRR; this is translated from the coding sequence ATGCGCGTCGCCGACCTGATCAAGAACAAGGGCAGTTCCGTCGTCACCCTGCCGTCCACCGCGACGGTGACACAGCTGCTGGAGACCCTCGATGACCACAAGATCGGTGCTGTCGTCGTCCTGGACGAGGACACCGTCGTCGGGATCGTCTCGGAACGTGACGTGGTCCATCATCTGCGGACCGGTCACGAGCAGACCAGCCCCCTGTCCGAGTTGATGTCCACCGAGGTGCACTCCGTCACGGCCGGGGACGACCTGGTCAACCTGGCCGCGACGATGACAGAGCGGCGCCTGCGGCACCTGCCGGTGATCGAGGACGGTGCACTCAAGGGCATCATCTCCATCGGTGACGTGGTCAAGGCCCGGCTCGACGCGCTCGAGGCCGAGCGCGACCACCTGGAGGACTACCTGCGCCGCTGA
- the idi gene encoding isopentenyl-diphosphate Delta-isomerase, whose translation MTHPTTPTDDDPGLGDLPDEVILLDEDLTPIGSAPRATVHHEDTPLHLAFSCHLYDEQGRVLLTRRALTKRTWPGVWTNAFCGHPRPGEDPADAVRRHARHELGLEVTDLQPLLPTFRYRAVDASGTVENEVCPVFTARTSQQPHPNPDEVMDLRWVTPGELSAAAAAAPWALSPWLVEQLAQLSDRPGA comes from the coding sequence GTGACACACCCGACGACTCCGACCGACGACGACCCTGGACTCGGCGACCTCCCCGACGAGGTCATCCTGCTGGACGAGGACCTCACACCCATCGGTTCTGCTCCCCGGGCGACGGTGCACCACGAGGACACGCCGCTGCACCTGGCCTTCTCCTGCCACCTCTATGACGAGCAGGGCCGGGTGCTGCTGACCCGGCGTGCTCTCACCAAGCGCACCTGGCCGGGGGTGTGGACCAACGCCTTCTGCGGTCATCCGCGCCCCGGCGAGGACCCGGCCGATGCCGTGCGCCGGCATGCCCGGCACGAGCTGGGTCTGGAGGTCACCGACCTGCAACCGCTGCTCCCCACCTTCCGCTATAGAGCCGTCGACGCCTCCGGCACGGTCGAGAACGAGGTATGTCCCGTCTTCACCGCCCGGACCTCGCAGCAGCCTCACCCCAACCCCGACGAGGTGATGGACCTGCGGTGGGTGACCCCCGGTGAGCTCTCCGCCGCCGCCGCGGCTGCCCCGTGGGCCCTGAGCCCGTGGCTGGTCGAGCAGCTGGCGCAGCTGAGTGACCGACCAGGTGCCTGA
- a CDS encoding glycosyltransferase family A protein, whose product MSDVSVVIPVRNDARRLERCLQALARQTVAPLEVVVVDNASSDDSVAVALAHGARVVTEPSVGIPAAAATGYDAATGSVIARLDADSLPSRAWVEQVVRALDRRPGTVAVSGVGVFHDAPRGLGHLLSVAYLGSYYALGLLAAGHHVLWGSSMAIRRDAWQQASAAVHRDDRELHDDMDLALVLGPAARIDLVPSMTVGVSMRSLRGAVQRRRRMTRALRTLRVNWQDIPPWQRWADTFTRPDRRPLRKATT is encoded by the coding sequence ATGAGTGACGTGAGCGTGGTGATCCCGGTGCGCAACGACGCCCGGCGTCTGGAGCGGTGCCTGCAGGCCCTGGCCCGCCAGACCGTGGCACCGCTGGAGGTCGTCGTGGTCGACAACGCCTCGAGCGACGACTCCGTGGCAGTCGCGCTCGCCCACGGCGCACGGGTCGTCACCGAGCCCTCGGTAGGCATCCCCGCGGCGGCCGCCACGGGCTATGACGCGGCCACCGGCTCGGTGATCGCACGGCTCGACGCGGACTCGCTGCCGTCCAGGGCGTGGGTCGAGCAGGTCGTCCGAGCCCTGGACCGCCGGCCCGGCACCGTCGCCGTCAGTGGGGTGGGCGTCTTCCACGATGCACCGCGGGGACTAGGGCACCTCCTGTCCGTCGCCTACCTGGGCAGCTACTACGCGCTCGGCCTGCTCGCGGCCGGGCACCATGTGCTGTGGGGGTCGTCGATGGCCATCCGCCGTGACGCCTGGCAGCAGGCGTCAGCGGCGGTGCACCGCGACGACCGCGAGCTGCACGACGACATGGATCTCGCCCTGGTGCTGGGCCCTGCCGCGCGGATCGACCTGGTCCCCTCCATGACCGTGGGCGTCTCCATGCGGTCCCTGCGGGGCGCCGTCCAGCGACGGCGCCGCATGACCCGCGCCCTGCGCACACTGCGGGTCAACTGGCAGGACATCCCGCCCTGGCAGCGATGGGCAGACACGTTCACGCGTCCAGACCGACGCCCCCTCCGAAAGGCCACCACGTGA
- a CDS encoding prenyltransferase encodes MTATSSASATSGPPAVAAVRQLVGSSRPVSWVNTAYPFAAAYLMSGGGITPALVVGTLWFLIPYNLLMYGVNDVFDYESDLRNPRKGGLEGVILSRRWHRLTLWAAAVTNLPFVVVLVLWGDLRSTIILAVSVFAVVAYSAPGLRFKERPVLDSATSSTHFVSPAVFGLALADATFSPPVLAALAAFFVWGMASQAFGAVQDIQADRAADISSVATWLGAARTVRAAFVGYLAAGVILLLTGWPGGLAALLVLPYAASVAPYLGLADADCEQANAGWRRFIWLNLVTGFLVTQLFIWISLAS; translated from the coding sequence ATGACGGCCACCAGTTCGGCCTCCGCCACGTCCGGTCCCCCGGCCGTGGCGGCCGTGCGTCAGCTCGTCGGCTCCTCCCGCCCGGTGAGCTGGGTCAACACCGCCTATCCGTTCGCCGCGGCATACCTCATGTCAGGTGGCGGGATCACCCCCGCGCTGGTGGTCGGCACCCTGTGGTTCCTGATTCCCTACAACCTGCTGATGTATGGCGTCAACGACGTCTTCGACTACGAGTCCGACCTGCGCAACCCCCGCAAGGGAGGGCTGGAGGGCGTGATCCTGTCGCGGCGCTGGCACCGGCTGACCCTGTGGGCCGCAGCCGTGACCAACCTGCCGTTCGTGGTCGTCCTGGTGCTGTGGGGCGACCTGCGGTCCACCATCATCCTGGCCGTCAGCGTCTTCGCGGTGGTCGCCTACTCGGCACCGGGCCTGCGCTTCAAGGAGCGGCCGGTCCTGGACTCGGCCACGTCCAGCACCCACTTCGTCAGCCCGGCCGTGTTCGGCCTGGCCCTGGCGGACGCCACGTTCTCGCCGCCAGTCCTGGCTGCCCTGGCGGCATTCTTTGTCTGGGGCATGGCGTCCCAGGCCTTCGGTGCGGTCCAGGACATCCAGGCCGACCGCGCCGCCGACATCTCCTCCGTCGCGACCTGGCTGGGGGCCGCGCGCACGGTGCGAGCGGCCTTCGTGGGCTATCTGGCGGCGGGGGTCATCCTGCTGCTCACCGGGTGGCCGGGAGGGCTCGCGGCCCTGCTGGTCCTGCCGTATGCCGCCAGCGTCGCCCCCTACCTCGGGCTGGCAGATGCGGACTGCGAGCAGGCCAACGCCGGGTGGCGACGCTTCATCTGGCTCAACCTGGTCACTGGCTTCCTGGTCACCCAGCTGTTCATCTGGATCAGCCTTGCCTCCTGA
- a CDS encoding lycopene cyclase domain-containing protein gives MSYAALAGVFVAACGAVAVLASVRCRLTTRWWLATGITIGILLVLTVVFDSLMIQADLFRFNEESLLGVRLWHAPVEDLAWPVAAGLLLPALRELLIHREGIT, from the coding sequence ATGAGCTATGCAGCCCTCGCGGGGGTCTTCGTGGCCGCGTGTGGCGCGGTGGCCGTGCTCGCCTCGGTCCGTTGCCGCCTGACCACCCGGTGGTGGCTGGCCACCGGCATCACCATCGGCATCCTCCTCGTCCTGACCGTCGTGTTCGACAGCTTGATGATCCAGGCGGACCTGTTCCGTTTCAACGAGGAGTCCCTCCTCGGGGTGCGGCTGTGGCACGCTCCTGTCGAGGACCTCGCCTGGCCCGTGGCAGCCGGACTGCTGCTGCCGGCCCTGCGCGAGCTGCTGATCCACAGAGAGGGGATCACATGA
- a CDS encoding lycopene cyclase domain-containing protein, whose protein sequence is MSGLAYAGVLLAATACMALLDRRFNLVLWRDRRRSLLVLATGIVVFLLWDVAAISLGFYHRGDSAAMTGLMLAPELPVEELLFITFLCYVTLVLRGLVELCLARVGEGAR, encoded by the coding sequence GTGAGCGGGCTGGCCTACGCCGGCGTGCTCCTGGCGGCGACGGCGTGCATGGCTCTGCTGGACAGGCGCTTCAACCTGGTCCTGTGGCGGGACCGCCGCCGCTCCCTGCTCGTCCTGGCCACCGGCATCGTCGTGTTCCTGCTGTGGGACGTCGCCGCGATCTCCCTCGGCTTCTATCACCGCGGGGACAGTGCGGCGATGACCGGCCTCATGCTCGCGCCCGAGCTGCCGGTCGAGGAGCTGCTCTTCATCACCTTCCTGTGCTACGTCACGCTGGTGCTCCGCGGGCTGGTCGAGCTGTGCCTCGCACGGGTCGGGGAGGGCGCACGATGA
- the crtI gene encoding phytoene desaturase family protein, protein MTPAPTRIAVIGGGIAGLASAALLAADGHDVDLFEQQPEVGGRAGSRTVDGFRFDTGPSWLLMPEVFDHFFQLLGSSMEEQLDLQVLDPAYRVFFEGESGTEPPPHLDVMADTAANLAAFEQIESGAGSALAAYLDSSREAYAIALRHFLYTNFTSALAQASPDVARRLPRLLPQLARSLESFVAARFSDVRLRQVLGYPAVFLGSSPDRAPSLYHLMSALDLTGGVMYPQGGFARLIEVIAALATERGVRIHTGATVTAVTTQATGLRRGALPVPRLQRPRARVTGVRWRGADGLDHEHHADVVVGAGDLHHLETQLLPHELRTYPQKYWDTQVSGPGAVLVLLGVQGELPQLPHHSLFFTHDWHANFDAIFGGRVPTPASVYVCKPSATDSGVAPKGHENLFVLVPVPADPTLGRGGAHGAGDPVIERVADAAITQVAEWAGIPDLAERIVVRHTIGPGDFAADLSAWQGGMLGPSHTLRQSAMFRSRNRSRHVDGLLYAGASTIPGIGLPMCLISAELVLKHLRGDTSTGPSPVPTRTGPLSEAP, encoded by the coding sequence GTGACTCCGGCTCCCACCAGGATCGCGGTGATCGGCGGCGGGATCGCCGGCCTGGCCTCTGCTGCACTCCTGGCTGCCGACGGGCACGACGTCGACCTGTTCGAGCAGCAGCCGGAGGTCGGCGGCCGGGCAGGTTCGCGAACGGTCGACGGATTCCGCTTCGACACCGGGCCGTCGTGGCTGCTGATGCCCGAGGTGTTCGACCACTTCTTCCAGCTCCTGGGATCCTCGATGGAGGAGCAGCTCGACCTGCAGGTGCTCGACCCTGCCTACCGGGTCTTCTTCGAGGGCGAGTCTGGGACCGAGCCACCGCCGCACCTGGACGTCATGGCGGACACCGCGGCCAACCTGGCGGCCTTCGAGCAGATCGAGTCGGGGGCGGGCAGTGCCCTGGCGGCCTACCTCGACTCCTCGCGGGAGGCCTATGCCATCGCACTGCGCCACTTCCTCTACACCAACTTCACCTCTGCACTGGCCCAGGCCTCCCCCGACGTCGCCCGGCGGTTGCCACGTCTGCTGCCCCAGCTCGCCCGCTCGTTGGAGAGCTTTGTGGCGGCACGCTTCAGCGACGTGCGGCTGCGCCAGGTCCTCGGCTACCCAGCGGTGTTCCTGGGCTCCTCCCCCGACCGCGCGCCGAGTCTCTATCACCTGATGAGTGCCCTGGACCTGACGGGGGGCGTGATGTATCCCCAGGGTGGCTTCGCCCGTCTCATCGAGGTCATCGCCGCACTCGCCACGGAGCGCGGCGTGCGCATCCACACCGGTGCGACCGTCACCGCGGTGACCACTCAGGCCACCGGCCTAAGACGCGGCGCCCTGCCCGTTCCGCGGCTCCAGCGCCCCCGTGCCCGGGTGACCGGCGTGCGCTGGAGGGGCGCGGACGGTCTCGATCACGAGCACCACGCCGATGTCGTGGTCGGAGCGGGTGACCTGCACCATCTCGAGACACAGCTGCTCCCCCACGAGCTGCGCACCTATCCCCAGAAATACTGGGACACACAGGTCTCCGGGCCGGGAGCCGTGCTGGTGCTCCTCGGTGTGCAGGGTGAGCTCCCGCAGCTGCCCCACCACTCCCTGTTCTTCACCCACGACTGGCACGCAAACTTCGACGCGATCTTCGGTGGGCGCGTGCCGACCCCGGCGTCGGTCTACGTCTGCAAGCCGTCGGCCACGGACTCCGGCGTCGCCCCCAAGGGCCATGAGAACCTCTTCGTGCTCGTCCCGGTCCCAGCCGACCCGACGCTGGGCCGCGGTGGTGCACACGGAGCAGGAGACCCGGTCATCGAGCGGGTCGCTGACGCGGCCATCACCCAGGTGGCCGAGTGGGCGGGCATCCCGGACCTGGCCGAGCGGATCGTGGTGCGCCACACCATCGGGCCGGGCGACTTTGCCGCGGACCTGTCGGCATGGCAGGGCGGCATGCTCGGACCGAGTCACACGCTGAGGCAGAGCGCGATGTTCCGCTCCCGCAACCGGTCGCGCCACGTGGACGGCCTGCTCTATGCCGGCGCGAGCACGATCCCCGGGATCGGCCTCCCCATGTGCCTGATCAGCGCCGAGCTGGTGCTCAAGCACCTGCGCGGCGACACGTCGACTGGTCCCTCACCCGTGCCGACCAGGACCGGACCCCTGAGCGAGGCACCGTGA
- a CDS encoding phytoene/squalene synthase family protein, whose translation MTSYDNAARASAAAVIEHYSTSFGWATRLLHEPVRTHVRCIYALVRVADELVDDDQQPWDADQRSRLLDGLQDETHRAIEAGGSANLVVHAFALTAAEHHIGADLIDPFFDSMRADLSVTVHDQQSLSGYVYGSAEVVGLMCLRVFVGGDHEAYHDLAPGARRLGAAFQKVNFLRDLRADQDLLGRTYFPGIDLGTFTDRERDLLLDDIDADLRTAALAISRLPPSSRRAVHAAHALFAALSARLRATPAAQISRERVRVPDLVKAQIVARSALVAR comes from the coding sequence TTGACGTCATACGACAACGCCGCGCGGGCTAGCGCCGCTGCCGTGATCGAGCACTACTCCACATCCTTCGGGTGGGCGACCCGGCTGCTCCACGAACCCGTCCGCACCCACGTGCGGTGCATCTATGCCCTGGTCCGCGTCGCGGACGAGCTCGTGGACGACGACCAGCAGCCCTGGGACGCAGACCAGCGGTCCCGGCTGCTGGACGGGCTGCAGGACGAGACCCACCGGGCCATCGAGGCAGGCGGGAGCGCCAACCTGGTCGTGCATGCCTTCGCGCTGACCGCAGCCGAGCACCACATCGGCGCTGACCTCATTGACCCGTTCTTCGACTCGATGCGCGCCGACCTGTCCGTGACGGTCCACGACCAGCAGAGTCTGTCCGGCTATGTCTACGGCTCCGCCGAGGTGGTGGGTCTGATGTGTCTGCGGGTGTTTGTTGGCGGGGACCACGAGGCCTATCACGACCTGGCGCCCGGGGCACGACGTCTGGGTGCCGCGTTCCAGAAGGTCAACTTCCTGCGCGACCTCCGGGCGGACCAGGACCTGCTCGGCCGGACCTACTTTCCCGGGATCGACCTGGGCACCTTCACCGACCGTGAGCGTGACCTGCTCCTGGACGACATCGACGCCGACCTCCGCACAGCGGCCCTCGCCATCTCCCGGCTGCCGCCCAGCAGCCGGCGTGCCGTCCACGCAGCGCACGCGCTCTTTGCCGCCCTGTCGGCCCGGTTGCGTGCGACACCGGCCGCGCAGATCTCCCGTGAGCGGGTGCGCGTGCCAGACCTGGTCAAGGCACAGATCGTGGCGCGTAGCGCACTGGTGGCTCGGTGA
- a CDS encoding polyprenyl synthetase family protein: MTRPTAVTTRRVTTPPAVSAPETAVAPDPAPRSASAHQRFFATGHAQVVDEHDRVLWQTLQQQTEGGKRFRPALLTGLYAALGGTDHEVAARVGDAVELLHTAFVIHDDVIDGDGVRRGRPNITGTFTDRATASGAAAGPARHYGEAAGILAGDLALAGAVREIALCGARPTVVARLLDLLEEVLHRSAAGELADVRVSLSADASMVEALDIAEWKTAAYSFQLPMQAAAILAGADDEVVHALTQAGRALGIAFQLRDDLDGVFAPVEETGKDPLCDLREGKCTALIVAARSTPLWEQLETLVGDPDLSPQGAQRARDLLVVSGARDAVETHVGALRDAALASSAALPDRAAATMAAMTELLLVRSATLRPSDETVASAHESARGAA; the protein is encoded by the coding sequence ATGACCAGACCAACTGCCGTCACGACGCGGCGAGTCACCACTCCCCCGGCGGTCTCAGCGCCCGAGACCGCCGTCGCCCCCGATCCTGCGCCCCGCTCCGCCTCGGCCCATCAGCGCTTCTTCGCGACCGGTCACGCACAGGTCGTGGACGAGCACGACCGGGTGCTCTGGCAGACGCTGCAGCAGCAGACCGAGGGCGGCAAGAGGTTCCGTCCGGCTCTGCTCACCGGCCTGTATGCCGCGCTCGGCGGGACGGACCACGAGGTCGCGGCCCGCGTCGGTGACGCGGTCGAGCTGTTGCACACGGCGTTTGTGATCCACGACGACGTCATCGACGGGGACGGCGTCCGGCGCGGGAGACCCAACATCACCGGGACGTTCACAGACCGCGCGACCGCGTCCGGTGCGGCTGCGGGCCCGGCCCGGCACTATGGGGAGGCGGCCGGCATCCTGGCCGGTGATCTGGCGCTTGCCGGGGCTGTCCGTGAGATCGCCCTGTGCGGCGCTCGTCCCACGGTGGTGGCCCGTCTCCTCGACCTGCTGGAGGAGGTCCTCCACCGCAGCGCCGCCGGGGAGCTGGCGGACGTGCGGGTGAGCCTGAGCGCAGACGCGTCGATGGTCGAGGCGCTCGACATCGCCGAGTGGAAGACCGCCGCCTACTCCTTCCAGCTGCCGATGCAGGCGGCCGCGATCCTCGCCGGCGCCGATGACGAGGTGGTGCACGCCCTCACGCAGGCCGGCAGGGCCCTGGGCATCGCCTTCCAGCTGCGCGACGACCTGGACGGTGTCTTCGCCCCGGTCGAGGAGACCGGCAAGGACCCGCTCTGCGACCTGCGGGAGGGCAAGTGCACCGCCCTCATCGTCGCGGCCCGCTCAACCCCGTTGTGGGAGCAGCTCGAGACCCTCGTCGGAGACCCCGACCTGTCGCCCCAGGGTGCCCAGCGGGCCCGCGACCTGCTGGTGGTCAGTGGCGCCCGGGACGCGGTGGAGACCCACGTGGGGGCGCTGCGTGATGCCGCCCTTGCGTCCTCTGCCGCCCTGCCCGACCGGGCGGCAGCCACCATGGCCGCGATGACCGAGCTGCTGCTGGTCCGGTCCGCTACGCTCAGGCCCTCCGACGAGACCGTGGCATCCGCCCACGAAAGCGCGCGAGGAGCCGCATGA